One Brassica napus cultivar Da-Ae chromosome A1, Da-Ae, whole genome shotgun sequence genomic region harbors:
- the LOC106440845 gene encoding protein DETOXIFICATION 56-like — protein MSKTSKLESFDPEVCEGCSSKTSEPKVPEGCRSKTLTQSIVHELKLQMRIGLPLVVMNLLWFGKITTTSVFLGHQGKVNLAGGSLGFSFANVTGFAVLYGISATMEPICGQAFGAKNFKLLHKTLLMAVLLLLLISIPISLLWLNVHKILIAFGLKEEISFIAKRYLVYLLPDLPVLSLLCPLKAYLSSQGVTLPIMYTTAAATSLHIPINIFLSRAKGMEGVAMAVWITDLIIVVLLTGYVIVSEGLKENKWKEGGWLDQNAQDWLKLLKLSGPCCLTVCLEWWCYEILVLLAGRLPNPVESVSALIIVFNFDYLLYAVTLSLGTCVATRVSNELGANNPKGAYRAAYTTLAVAVVSGCIGGLVMIACRGVWGSLYAHHDVMIINSVKNLMLIMAVFEVICFPLFVCGDIVRATAKPSLGMYANLGGFYLLALPLGTSLAFKAKLGVEGFLLGFLVGAFVCLLILLIFIARIDWEKEAGKAKILTCNTEEEETPQDSRQDRIS, from the coding sequence atgtcaaaaacaTCAAAGTTAGAGTCATTTGATCCAGAAGTCTGTGAAGGATGTTCTTCAAAGACTTCTGAACCGAAAGTACCCGAAGGGTGTCGATCAAAAACCTTGACGCAGAGCATTGTTCATGAGCTCAAGCTTCAAATGAGAATTGGTTTACCATTGGTGGTTATGAACTTGTTGTGGTTCGGTAAGATAACCACTACATCTGTCTTTCTTGGACATCAAGGTAAGGTTAACCTAGCCGGAGGTTCATTAGGTTTTTCCTTTGCAAACGTTACTGGCTTTGCTGTTTTATATGGAATTTCAGCAACAATGGAACCTATTTGTGGCCAAGCTTTTGGAGCCAAGAATTTCAAGCTTCTCCATAAAACCCTTTTGATGGCAGTGCTCTTGCTTCTCTTGATCTCTATCCCCATATCTCTCTTGTGGCTCAATGTTCACAAGATCCttattgcctttggtctgaAAGAAGAAATCTCCTTCATAGCCAAGAGATATCTCGTTTACCTCCTTCCTGATTTGCCAGTACTCTCTTTGCTTTGTCCCCTTAAGGCTTATCTAAGCTCACAAGGCGTTACGCTCCCCATTATGTACACCACAGCTGCAGCCACTTCTCTACACATCCCCATCAACATCTTCCTCTCTAGAGCAAAGGGAATGGAAGGAGTTGCAATGGCGGTTTGGATAACCGATCTTATCATCGTGGTTCTTTTAACCGGTTATGTGATAGTCTCTGAGGGATTGAAAGAGAACAAATGGAAAGAAGGTGGATGGTTGGACCAAAATGCTCAAGACTGGCTTAAGCTACTCAAGCTTAGTGGACCGTGTTGTCTCACCGTGTGCCTCGAGTGGTGGTGCTACGAGATCTTGGTCCTATTAGCGGGGAGGTTACCAAACCCGGTGGAATCTGTATCGGCTTTGATCATAGTTTTCAACTTCGATTACTTGCTTTACGCTGTGACGCTCTCTTTAGGCACGTGCGTGGCTACACGAGTGTCTAATGAGCTCGGCGCAAATAATCCCAAAGGAGCTTATAGAGCAGCTTACACTACGCTAGCTGTGGCTGTTGTCTCGGGATGCATTGGAGGTTTAGTGATGATAGCATGTAGAGGTGTTTGGGGGTCTTTGTACGCTCACCATGACGTAATGATCATAAACAGTGTGAAGAATTTGATGTTGATAATGGCGGTCTTTGAAGTTATATGCTTCCCGTTATTCGTTTGTGGAGATATTGTTCGTGCAACAGCAAAGCCGTCGCTTGGAATGTATGCGAATCTTGGTGGGTTCTACCTATTGGCTTTGCCCTTGGGGACGAGTTTGGCGTTTAAAGCTAAACTAGGGGTTGAAGGGTTCTTGTTAGGTTTTTTGGTTGGAGCCTTCGTCTGTTTATTGATATTGCTCATCTTTATTGCAAGGATTGATTGGGAGAAAGAGGCGGGTAAAGCAAAGATTCTAACGTGTaacacagaggaagaagagactCCGCAAGATTCAAGACAAGATAGGATCTCATAA